One Brassica napus cultivar Da-Ae chromosome C4, Da-Ae, whole genome shotgun sequence genomic region harbors:
- the LOC106412083 gene encoding DNA repair protein RAD51 homolog 2, which yields MANKLIGEIDLHKRISNIFAARNIITAKDALSMTEFELMELLDVGMKEIQSAVRLISEAASPPCQSARSLLEQKVENEYLLGHLPTHLKGLDSALCGGIPFGVLTELVGPPGIGKSQFCMKLALSASFPKAYGGLDGRVIYIDVESKFSSRRVIEMGLKSFPEVFHLKGMAQEMAGRILVLRPTSLSDFTESIQELKESILKNQVKLLVIDSMTALLLGENKPGAQRQQHQLGWHISFLKSLAEFARIPIVVTNQVRSQNRDETSQYSFQAKLKDGFEEHTRTYDSHLVAALGINWAHAVNIRLVLESKSGQRIIKVAKSPMSPPLAFPFHITSAGISLLSDDGTELKGPGINNIHARGHSDVINFNGDCS from the exons ATGGCGAACAAGCTCATCGGAGAAATAGACCTTCACAAGAGAATTTCAAACATTTTCGCCGCGCGAAACATCATCACCGCCAAG gatgCATTGTCTATGACGGAGTTTGAGTTGATGGAGCTTCTAGACGTTGGAATGAAGGAGATACAATCAGCTGTTAGACTCATCAGCGAAGCTGCCTCTCCTCCATGTCAATCC GCTCGATCTTTGCTGGAGCAGAAGGTCGAAAACGAGTATCTATTGGGGCATCTTCCTACCCATTTGAAGGGGTTGGACTCAGCCTTGTGTGGTGGCATACCCTTTGGTGTTCTTACTGAGTTGGTAGGCCCACCTGGTATTGGTAAATCACAG TTTTGCATGAAGCTTGCTCTATCAGCTTCGTTTCCTAAAGCTTATGGAGGTTTAGATGGTCGTGTGATCTACATAGACGTTGAGTCCAAGTTTAGTTCAAGAAG GGTGATAGAGATGGGATTGAAGAGCTTCCCTGAAGTGTTTCACCTTAAAGGAATGGCACAAGAG ATGGCAGGAAGAATCCTTGTGTTGCGGCCAACATCTTTATCCGACTTTACTGAAAG TATACAAGAACTCAAGGAATCGATTCTTAAAAACCAAGTGAAGCTGCTAGTGATTGATAGTATGACAGCTCTTCTTTTAGG AGAAAACAAACCTGGAGCTCAGAGACAGCAACATCAGTTGGGTTGGCATATTTCTTTCTTAAA ATCGCTTGCTGAGTTTGCACGGATTCCTATAGTGGTGACTAATCAAGTTAGATCTCAAAACCGAGATGAGACTAGTCAGTATTCGTTCCAAG CTAAACTGAAAGATGGATTTGAAGAACACACAAGGACGTATGATTCTCACCTCGTTGCTGCTTTAGGGATCAACTGGGCTCATGCTGTAAACATCCGGTTGGTTCTTGAATCCAAGTCCG GTCAGAGAATCATCAAGGTTGCAAAATCTCCTATGTCACCTCCTCTAGCGTTCCCGTTCCATATAACTTCAGCTGGAATCTCATTGCTGAGCGACGACGGGACTGAGCTGAAAGGCCCAGGAATCAACAACATTCATGCTCGAG GGCACAGCGACGTGATTAACTTTAACGGGGACTGCTCGTAA
- the LOC125585314 gene encoding uncharacterized protein LOC125585314: MESPANKSSTVKKVEFPPRRGRVKREIFGVLASSIVSAAVRAGGVFGKNAEGDGGVSSSSTATPPSGYTSDQNSETT; this comes from the coding sequence ATGGAATCTCCAGCAAACAAATCCTCCACCGTGAAGAAGGTAGAATTTCCGCCTCGTCGGGGAAGAGTGAAGAGAGAGATCTTCGGCGTTTTGGCCAGCTCCATCGTTTCCGCCGCCGTGAGGGCCGGTGGAGTGTTCGGGAAGAACGCTGAAGGTGACGGTGGTGTCTCTTCTTCCTCCACCGCCACCCCTCCGAGCGGATACACCTCCGACCAGAACAGCGAAACCACTTAA
- the LOC111213938 gene encoding psbP domain-containing protein 2, chloroplastic, whose translation MWSSSFLASPKLTLLPSSSSSSSSPAHPKIQTLLCFTQNPSSTVGINVSKRHLNISILTLLFNGGFLLDKAKSISESGDHLQRYTDSKDGFTLLVPSSWIKVEKAGANVLFEEPEKRSNNIGVVVSPVRIKSLQDFGSPQFVADKLINAEKRKESTKEAEVVSVGERSGQGHVYEFEYKIDSTRGGIKRVFSAAFVSSKKLYLLNVVHSDNPENPLDYSTRLLLEQVLHSFDALLLT comes from the exons ATGTGGTCGTCAAGCTTCTTAGCTTCTCCCAAACTTACTCTATtgccatcatcttcttcttcttcttcttcccctgcACATCCAAAGATCCAAACTCTCCTCTGCTTTACTCAAAATCCTTCGTCCACTGTTGGGATCAATGTCAGCAAGAGACACTTAAACATCTCGATTCTCACGCTCTTGTTCAATGGTGGGTTCTTGCTGGATAAGGCAAAGTCCATCTCAGAATCAGgagatcatcttcaaagatacaCTGATTCAAAGGATGGCTTCACTCTTCTCGTACCCTCTTCTTGGATTAAG GTGGAGAAAGCAGGAGCCAATGTTCTGTTTGAAGAACCAGAGAAACGAAGCAACAACATAGGAGTTGTGGTCAGTCCTGTCCGTATAAAGAGTCTTCAAGACTTTGGCTCTCCTCAGTTTGTAGCTGATAAACTCATCAATGCAGAAAAGCGAAag GAAAGCACAAAGGAAGCAGAAGTTGTATCAGTAGGAGAAAGGTCAGGACAAGGACACGTGTATGAGTTTGAATACAAAATTGATAGCACGAGAGGAGGTATCAAAAGGGTTTTCTCGGCTGCTTTTGTGAGCTCTAAGAAGCTTTATCTATTGAACGTTGTTCATTCAGACAATCCAGAGAATCCATTGGATTATAGTACGAGGTTGTTGCTGGAACAAGTTCTTCACTCCTTTGATGCTTTACTTCTCACATAA